A part of Carettochelys insculpta isolate YL-2023 chromosome 1, ASM3395843v1, whole genome shotgun sequence genomic DNA contains:
- the LOC142007111 gene encoding histone H4-like, producing MSGCGKGNSCLGKAGTKHQRKMLRDNMHGITKLTIHSLSHFGGIKHISGLVYKETQGVLKVFLENVIGDAVTCTEHAKQKTVTAVDVVYALKRQGCTLYGFRG from the coding sequence ATGTCTGGCTGTGGCAAGGGAAATAGCTGTCTCGGAAAAGCAGGCACTAAGCACCAGAGGAAGATGTTGAGGGATAACATGCATGGTATTACAAAGCTTACTATTCACAGTTTGTCTCATTTTGGAGGCATCAAGCATATTTCGGGTCTTGTCTACAAGGAGACTCAAGGCGTGCTTAAGGTCTTCCTGGAGAATGTGATCGGAGATGCTGTTACTTGCACAGAGCATGCAAAGCAGAAGACCGTGACTGCTGTGGATGTCGTTTATGCCCTGAAGAGACAAGGTTGTACTCTGTATGGGTTCAGAGGCTAA